One Rhinolophus ferrumequinum isolate MPI-CBG mRhiFer1 chromosome 10, mRhiFer1_v1.p, whole genome shotgun sequence genomic window, GAGTGGGAAGGACCCGGGAAGGCACTGGATGAttcctttgaaagaaagaagGCTATAGGTTTGAATACTTGTCTTAGGAGCTGGGTGTTGACTGTTCTTTAAGCCACTTCTGCTGACTTCATCTTTGGGTCTCTCTCCACAGGGTTCCCTTGTGTCCCGGGAAGCCACTGATAAGGAAAAGGTGATACTAATTTTAGGGTGAGGGATAGGGGAGGGATGAAGATGAAAGGGATCTTCTTAGGATAAAGAGGCACGTATTACCAGCTATTTATTCTTATCTTAAACCCCTGACTAGGAGAGAGATGTAACCTTGTACCAATCCAGGGATTGTGTGGAAGGGGCAGTGGGAACAGCTGCTTTGTCACTGGCGTGGTTTATTATTCCCTTTGGAAGGTTTGGGGATGGGTGAGAATGTCAGACTTAAAGAGCACAATGCTTACCTCCCACCTCCTACTCTGGCCTCTCCTAGACAAGCAGCTACTTTTgcttaagaagaaagaaaagtcagcaTCGAGGGCCTTGATGAAAACCATAAGCAGAAAGTAGTGAGCTGTGATTTGGGGTACATCTACAGTGACTGAGTCTGgggaagccactggaagtgaGAACAGACTGGGGGCCAGCATCCCGGTGTGGAGTCAGATGAGAGAGGGGCTGTCAGGTCTCTCTCTCCTAGAGCCCACTGAGTTCCACATAGAGCCTTAGAGAGAGCAGGGTTCTCTGAGGCCTTGGGGGAAGGGATAGCTTCCCAAGGTGTCCCTTTACCTATTCTCAGGTTAAAGAATTGCCCACTCTTAAGGATATGGACTTTCTTAACAAGAACCAGAAAGTTTATATTggtgaagaagagaagaaagtattTCTAGAGAAGCTGAAGCGAGATGTGGAGGTGATGATTGGGGTGCTCTGGGAAATGGTCTTGTTTCCTTTCTTGCTTCCCTGGGGGGCAGTTGTCTCTCCATTCACGATCTGAGGGAACTCCTCCCCTTTATTCTTTGGGTTCTCTGCATGTCGGGGAGTTGAGTATGAGACATGAAAAATCCCTAGAGGTGACCCATAGAGGAGGTGGCTGGAATGAGCTAAAAGAATGATCTTAGACACCAGGACATTTTGTTACTAGAGGAAAATGGTATACTCCCAACCCTCAATTTTTATACATCCTTTCTCCAGGAGAGCCCCAGAAATTCAGGGGTGGAGGTATAAGGGTAGtacctgggagtggggagggagatcTGGGGTGTCTGATTTATCGGTGGGTCTCAGTTCCTCGTGCAGCTGAAGATCATGGACTACAGCCTTCTGCTGGGCATCCATGACATCATTCGGGGCTCTGAAACCGAGGAGGAAGGGCCAGTGCGGGAAGAGGAGTCAGAGGGGGATGGGGACTGTGGCCTGACCGGACCTCCAGCTCTGGTGGGCTCCTATGGCACCTCCCCCGAGGGTATCGGTGGCTACATCCATTCCCATCGGCCCCTGGGACCTGGAGAGTTTGAATCCTTCATTGATGTCTACGCTATCCGGAGTGCTGAGGGTGAGAGAGATCCTGGAAATTTTGAGGTGGGGATGATGGTCCTTGGGGGATGGAGACCAGGGTGGTGGGTGGAGAGTCCAGTTAGGTTTTCAGAACAGATCTAACTGGTTCCTGGGGAGAGGGAATTGGGACTGTGCTTGTCCTTCATTGCTGGTTACTCTCCCCAGGGGCCCCTCAGAAGGAGGTGTATTTCATGGGCCTCATTGACATCCTGACACAGTATGATGCCAAGAAGAAAGCAGCTCATGCAGCCAAAACTGTCAAGCATGGGGTGAGGGTTCCCCAGggcctttcctttcctgtcttgAGTTCACTATTCTTTGTGAAGAGAACCTCTTGTGCTAGAGCAGTGGGTGGCAAAAGGATGAAGGGTTGGGTGTAGAAATGATGTGGAATGGAATGGAGTATGGGAAATGGGAGAGTGATGGGGTGACCTGACACCATGTTCCAAATCTCTTCTCACAGGCTGGGGCAGAGATATCTACTGTCCATCCTGAGCAGTATGCTAAGCGGTTCCTGGATTTTATTACCAACATCTTTGCCTAAGAGACTCCATGGTGACTGCTGCTTTATGTTCAAGGTGGTGGGGTTCTTCAGAGAGGCTTGGGGGAATTGTGGATATTCTGGCCActacttctcttcctctttgctAAATTCAGGCTACAGGCTCTGTTGAGTAGGTTCTTCGTGGCCCTCAGAAATACATCCTTTCTACCCTTTGTCCagttttcctccctctctccctctcctccaagaAGTCTGCTTGATTTGTTAGAGTGTAATTGTTGACTCTCAAGTGCCTTGATCTTTGTAAAATGTCCCGTTGTTTCTGTAACATaggaggagctgggggaagggggttgttTGCTGTCTTCAGGACCTGATTGGACAGATGGACCTGGCTCAAGCAACTACTCTGGATGCACTTTGCTGTGTGGGATGAACTAAGTGTCTGAATTTTGCTGATAACTTTATAGAACTTATTATGGAATGCTTCCTTCTGGTAGGCCCTGGGATGGAAGACTTTCATGATACTACAGATGTGGGTGCAGGAATGCACGCATATGATGGGATATGGCCAGTTTCACACACACAAGTGGGGTGGAGAGTGGTCAGCAGGCTGGCACCTCATGCAGGTGGGACCTAAGAGGACTCTTGTGATTATGCAGGGAACTGGAGAAGGTCTCTGTCAAGGATTAACTATTCTCCAATCTCTTCCCTTACCCCACTTCCACTACCACCCCTGTACTTGTGGGTGCAGGAGCCCAGAGATGGATGGCCACAGTGTTCAAGCCTAGGTGAAAGTGTTTGACTTCTGCTGCTCTTCCCCAGGATCACACACCCCCCCTGGCCCTGGAACCCTTTGGTGAGGGTATggccagttctggaggctgggatgaTGGGCCAGGGGTATAAGGTAGATTCCGCATGTTAAATTTCCCTTCTTCATGTCTAGCCATCCCTGAAGTTTTATTCCCAGGAGAAGGGAATATCGCTACCTGGGTCAACCCCGGCCATTTTAAGAGGATGGAGGTCTCAATTATGGGAACCTTTTCTGGAGGTGTGTGCCTAGCAtacttccttcccccacccactcTCAAACCCTTTCCCCAGTTGGATTTGTTATTCTGTTCTCTTCTGTCCCGTCTTAtactgctactgtgtttcccagggGACAGATGGCCGCCTTTGTCATCTTCATTCTCCACCCCCAGAGAGGAATCAGAGCCATAACTCAATCACCCTGCCCCCTCCAAAGATAGTTGAGTTGATGCATGATATTCTCAGAATGTAGAGGACCATCATGAGCCCAGATAGCGTCCTCCCCTCCCGCCAATGCCTTTCGGGCTAAGGCAGCCATTCTTGCTATCCTCCATACCCCTTGAGgctcctacatttttttcttaaacacaaaGATGGGCACCAGCAACTGGCCTGTGGGGATGCAAAgattcttttctctgtatctggCTGGACTGATCTGTCTCACAAGAAGTCATGAGGTCGTAAAGAATTCTTTCTCCCCTCCATCTTCTCCAAAGAAAGAAGAGTCCCCAGTTAAGGATTGGAGCCCCTGTGATATCATCCTGTCTGGAGCCTGATGGATCTTTTTCATTCCAACCATCTACCTTTCCCCTGTTGAATGCAATAAAACTCCATGACACCAGCAACTGTTctttagaaatgtgttttctgaCCATGTGGCTAATGTATCATGAGCAGTATGGTCTTCATTTGTTGCTtctgattttcatctttttttattaatacaaaAGATCTTGTGTATTTACTCCCATTGCCGTCActatatagaaattaaattattgaatCCAAATCCCTTCACAGAAAtgcctctttgtttgtttgtttggtttggttttccttttctaaagaaGCCTGTGCTTAGGGGTACACGGACCAGGTGAAGAATTCTGATCTTTAAGGTACTGGTCCCCTAACTAAGGGTGTGGGTTTCTAGATAGATGGCTGTAAACTTAAAAGTTTGTGAGGATTGTGCATGGGAATGAAAACTTACTCTCCCACTTTGTGGCCGTTCAGCTATAGGGGGGCCAGGGAGAGCTGAAATGATGTGaccttcccttttcccccaggGTCCTGGGCTTGGTCACATCTCCAACTCTGTAAAGGTGATAGTCTGTCAGCCCAGCAGCTAAAAGAGAAGGAATTCAGTGTTCCCCCAGGCTTCCTGGGAAAGATGTCCTCTGCCTGGAGGGCAGGAAGAGTACAACAGGGtcctgggaaagggaagaaagtgaCCAGCCCTCCAGCTCAGAAGGGGAGTGAAGAAAGGGGATGGGTGGCAGAGGTTGTTGCCAGTCTGGAAGACCCAGTATGGCTTGGCCAAGGAGGTCTGGACTGGTGGAAAAACCTGGCTTGATGTGACCCCAGGGAAGTGAGTTGGACTAGGGGCGGGGATTGCTCTGATGTGGGAAGCAGAACTgagcagagttttttttttctttgagagttTTTAACTCTATTTGAACCATAGACTTGACACTACCACCACCTCATGGCACTTGAAAAAAAAACGTATTCACTTCCCATTCTGCACCAACTTCAGTTTCCCTGTCgtggaaagaaaacaatcagaGAAGCACCAATACCCATCTGGGAGCGGGTTGTGGGGGTCACAATCTAGGAAAAGGCAAGAGATGAGGGATTGAAATAGTTTAGTCCAggcgtttgtttattttttagatcCAGCGCTTTCCTTTCTACTATGACTCATCCCATATTATTCCTCAAAGACCCTGATAGCATAAGGATCACAAAATAATTGAGCCCTCCTCCCCATCTACCTAGACCAGCACTCCTCTGTAGCTAGAAGCTGCCAAGCAGCTGGCTGGGAAAGAAAAAGCGAGAGGGCTCCTCCGGGAGTGGGTAGCGAGAAAGGTTGCGTCTTGTAACGGATTTAACCTCCTACCCTCAGTTCCACGACGCCACTCCTTCCCTCCAAAGACTGGGAGGGCgcctccatttttgttttggGGCGGAAGGGCAGGGTCTTGTGGATAGAAGGGGTCAAAGGAAACGGTCATTGTCAcctgggagggggaggaggtgcagttctccttccctttccctcacaGTCTGCACCCCTTGCACACTACCCCCACCTTCAAGGGGTCTCCCCCCCCCCTTGTTGCTAAGGCCCAGGCCGTCATCCCAGCAACAGCCTCAGTCATGTGACCGGCAATGGCGGCGCTGACGAGAGGTAGGTGAGCCCGGCGCCCCCACACCCACCGCGCGCCCCCCCCGGACCCGCTCGCACCCCTCGTGCGCTCTCCCGCTGCCCTTGTGCCCCCTCCTCTGTTTCATTCCTCCGTGCGGGGCTCCGGGGCCCCCTCCACGTTTGGTGGATCCTCTTTTTGTtatcctccagccctggcctccatTTGGGGGTTTTGGGGACTGCGATCGCGCCAACATGCACCCATACCCAGTGGTAGGGCTCCGGGGGGCTCCACGAGATGGGGAGACGGGGACTTGGGGAGTTGGTTCCGGGTCGGGTCTTGCAGGAGGtcgtggggggaggggtgcagcaGGCTCAGCGGATGCCCCCAGGGACCCTTGCCCTTCCCTGCTGCCCCTGCTGTCGGTCCCTGTCTGGAGGGAGGGACTGGCCCCGTGTCCCGCCTGGGTTGCCCCAGAGGAATCTAGAGACCCAGCATAAACTGGCCCCGCCTCCCTTTTCTGTGCCATCAGGACTTGGAGCTAAGGACACCTAGGTCCTGGCTTCTCTCTGATGAGGGGTGGAGGGTGTTCCACCTGGATAGACAGTACGAGCTGAGGCTCTAGGGGTTCCAGTTTCACTTTCTGAATCTCGAGGTGCATCTGGCCTTGAGGGGTCTATGACAGAGACACAAACGAAGAGCCGCTCCCCTTGGGATCACTCATGGCCCCTCTTTCTATTTGAGCTGCATTTGGAGGTTGTAGGTGCTGAACATGGCAAGACTCAGGGGAAACCTCAGACTCCTCCGGCGGAGCCTCCGCGTGAGCCCCACCCCTCCCTAAATGCAGACTAGATTGCTGACCGGCTTGCACTTCGTGTGCTGGGTTTGAAAGGTGACAGTGAGAACTTTGTTATTGCAGGGGCTGCTGCCACTTAGTTTCCATTCCAAACGGACTTCAGCAGAAGGGACTGGTTTGGCTCTCAAGGAAGGCTCCCCAGCAATAGGGACTGAATTATCTGGGAATGTGGAGCACAGGAAATATTCCTGTCCATGGGATCTGAGGGAGGTGGCAAGAAAGACCTTCATCTGTGTGGGCTTTCCCCTCCCTGACTTACCTATGCTCTAGGATTTCTTGAGAGCCTCAGAgctggggaagaaaagaggaaagttaGCATGTTGAAATTCCTTATTTAACAACTTGGGGAGAGGCTGGGGATGGAATTCTGCAGGAGATAAGGAGAGGtaatgaaagtttttgttttgtctctggGCAGACTGGGGAAAATGGTAACATATGTCATCATAACCCTttaccctcccccctccctccagtCCTGGTCAGCTGAGTGTGGGAACAGAAGGATTTCTGCTTCTGTCATCGTCCATGAGCTTTCCAGGTATCTGCCTCCTGAGGGAACCTCAGCTTTCACCTTTAAGTTGGTTTCCTCCATTCTATGTTCAAGTAATGCCATTCCCACTAATTTACACCCAGGTTCCCATCTCTGGTATGTGGGCTGCTGGGTTGGGGCAtatgggaagagggaaaggggttTCTCACTTACCCTCCTTTTCCTGTCCACCTACCAGGTCACACCACCTACAAGTAGGGagcagggacagagagagagcctGCATGCCATTTCTAAGCTCTTCAGGATCAAAGTGAGCAAAAAGGAGGGTCGAAAAGTCTCCCTCTCTTTTACAGAACCCAGTTTTCgcccagggagagggaggggcagaTTGTTTCTGTGATCTTGGGAGGAGTGAAAGGAGAACCAAGACTGATGCTTGGCTTAGATGAGAATAATAATGTTTAGAAACTTCCTTACTCTTCTGTGGGTGCCGGGGTTTGAAAgaagaagagatagaaaaaggaaaagaacttggGGGAAGAGTTGGAGGTTGGACTTTGAGAAAGTAGAGATAATTTAGGGTTGGAAAAGAACCTGAAGTAGGAGGTACTGATATTTGTCAAATGGGGACCCCCCCCACCCTGAGTCCCTTTCACCCTGGGGGCAGTGTCGTTCGTCCTGTCCAGAATGGCAGCCTGTGGAGGCACCTGCAAGAACAAAGTGACTGTCTCCAAGCCTGTGTGGGACTTCCTGAGCAAGGAGACCCCAGCCCGGCTGGCCCGGCTTCGGGAGGAGCATCGAGTGTCCATCCTCATAGATGGCGAGACTTCTGACATCTATGTTCTCCAGCTTTCCCCACAgggccctcccccagcccctcccaatGGGCTCTACCTGGCCCGGAAGGCTCTCAAGGGGCTGCtaaaagaggcagagaaagagctgAAGAAAGCTCAGAGGCAGGGGGAGCTTATGGGCTGCCTggctctggggggtgggggagagcacCCTGAGCTGCACCGCCCAGGCCCACCCCCTCTCCGAGCagccccactcctgcccccaggGGCACGGGgtctccccccacctcctcctcccctgcctcctcctcttcctccccgcCTTCgggaggaggcagaagagcaGGAAAGCACCTGTCCCATCTGTCTGGGGGAGATCCAGAATGCCAAGACATTGGAGAAGTGCCGGCACTCATTCTGTGAAGGCTGCATCACCCGGGCCCTGCAGGTGAAAAAGGCCTGCCCCATGTGTGGCCGCTTCTATGGGCAGCTGGTGGGCAACCAGCCCCAGAATGGGAGGATGCTGGTCTCTAAGGACGCCACGCTCCTACTGCCCAGCTATGAGAAATACGGCACCATCGTCATCCAGTATGTCTTCCCACCCGGTGTCCAGGGGGTAAGGAGACTTCGGCCTGCCCTTACCCTTTGGTTTTTACCCCAAGCTCCTTCTCTGACCTAggaaagctgggggaggggagtgtgtTTGTTAGATGTGATACAGTCTTGCTGCCTTCCAGAAGGCATTCCCATTCAGTGCCCTGGAGTTAGGAGGTCCCCTTGAGGTCCAACTTTTCCATCCCCACGACCCCAAGGCACACATGAAAATCAGGTATGAAAGAAAGGAATTGAGTACTATTTCCTTGATGAACTTGGATACCAACAACTATTCTTGGCAGAGGTGAATTCTCTGGAGATGGTGGCTCAGATGCAGGCATGCACAAGCAGGAAGGGATCTGACCCTCCTAACTAGGAGTGTTACTCCATTCCAGATTTATGAGAGAGGAAAACCTCAATGACAGTGGaagtttaaaacagaaatgttcaaGAGCCTATAGTTGTCTTCCTGCTTGACAAAGAGTAATTTCCAGTTCTTTTCAGAGGGATGAGGAAGCTCTGAAGAAGAGtaatagaaaaatggaacagGTTAGACAGTGCAAGAAGTATTGGGAGTGTTTTCAGGTGGAGAAGGGAAGGCTGAAAGATAAATTATTCTCAGTCTTCACATTTCTGCTGAGTTTTCTGGAGAGTAAGGACCAGCTACCTTCCATCACTTCTGAGAATCCATTTGTTGCTGAATTGAGACTTGAGGGATTGAGATGGGGAGAAAGAACTCTTAACAATAAGGGTTTTGTCCAGACACAGGCTCCTGCTGCCCAGACCCTAGAGTCTCTCCTTCCCTGAAAGGCTGTCAGCCTGTTCTTGCCCTGTCAGCATTAGCTGGGCGTGCACAGACAGAAGGCTGGCCAGCATGACCTTCCACTGGCATCGTGGCCTTAAGATGCCCAGCTGCTCATTGCCTACTTtgcttccccctcctcccaggctgAACACCCAAACCCAGGAGTTCGGTATCCTGGCACCACACGGGTGGCCTACCTCCCGGACTGCCCTGAGGGCAACAAGGTGCTGACCCTGTTCCGCAAGGCGTTTGACCAGCGTCTCACCTTCACTATTGGCACGTCCATGACCACAGGGAGACCGAATGTCATCACCTGGAATGACATCCACCACAAGACCAGCTGCACAGGGGGACCCCAGCTGTGCGACACTCCTTCATTCCCCTTTCTTTGGCTCTGCCCCTTCGGTCCATTTCCACTGAGGGAACAACATCAACCCCCTCCTTCTGGGAGCCTCCTAACTGGAGAGGACCACCCCCAAATTATTCAACCATCTCTTCCATCCCAGTTTCTCCTACATTCAACCTGGTCCTGATGTGACCAGCTTAACCTATAGAAATAATTGGGCTAAATTATCTTGGGTTTGGATTACTTTAGGGAAGAGGGAGTGGGGCCACAGTGGGGCACCCAGAATGAGAGTGAGCATGGGGGTAATATGAGTAAAGCCGAACAGCTAACCCTGACCCTCATTTCTCTTTGCTCCCAGGTTTGGGTACCCGGACCCCACCTACCTGACCCGAGTGCAAGAGGAGCTGAGAGCCAAGGGTATCACAGATGACTGAAGGACATCCCCTTTGCCAAGGCCCCTGCCATTCTCTTCCACTAGGACCCAACGGAAGCCTctgttctcctctctccctctgcccccccaATCACAGAGTAGGGGACCTGTCTGCCTAGGGAAGGAGTTCAGAGAGGGAGGGGGTAATCCCTTCCCCTGTCCACCCACAGGCCAAGTGCTTCAGTGCACTGTGAGCCACTCCCTTCTGACAGATGCTGATCTGGAAggctctgcttccctcctccccttgtACATACTCCCAGTCTTCCTGCCCCCTCTGTTGCCCTTGGCTTTTTCTGGTATGTGCTGTGCTCCAGTGACTAAGCTGAGAAAGGACCTGGGTGGGATGGGGAAGGTCTCTtgaacaccccccaccccatactGTTCACTGCTGAACTTCTGTGCAGGGGAGCCATGACGTGTGTTCTTCA contains:
- the DTX3 gene encoding probable E3 ubiquitin-protein ligase DTX3 isoform X1, whose product is MPFLSSSGSKMAACGGTCKNKVTVSKPVWDFLSKETPARLARLREEHRVSILIDGETSDIYVLQLSPQGPPPAPPNGLYLARKALKGLLKEAEKELKKAQRQGELMGCLALGGGGEHPELHRPGPPPLRAAPLLPPGARGLPPPPPPLPPPLPPRLREEAEEQESTCPICLGEIQNAKTLEKCRHSFCEGCITRALQVKKACPMCGRFYGQLVGNQPQNGRMLVSKDATLLLPSYEKYGTIVIQYVFPPGVQGAEHPNPGVRYPGTTRVAYLPDCPEGNKVLTLFRKAFDQRLTFTIGTSMTTGRPNVITWNDIHHKTSCTGGPQLFGYPDPTYLTRVQEELRAKGITDD
- the DTX3 gene encoding probable E3 ubiquitin-protein ligase DTX3 isoform X2, coding for MSFVLSRMAACGGTCKNKVTVSKPVWDFLSKETPARLARLREEHRVSILIDGETSDIYVLQLSPQGPPPAPPNGLYLARKALKGLLKEAEKELKKAQRQGELMGCLALGGGGEHPELHRPGPPPLRAAPLLPPGARGLPPPPPPLPPPLPPRLREEAEEQESTCPICLGEIQNAKTLEKCRHSFCEGCITRALQVKKACPMCGRFYGQLVGNQPQNGRMLVSKDATLLLPSYEKYGTIVIQYVFPPGVQGAEHPNPGVRYPGTTRVAYLPDCPEGNKVLTLFRKAFDQRLTFTIGTSMTTGRPNVITWNDIHHKTSCTGGPQLFGYPDPTYLTRVQEELRAKGITDD